The Streptomyces pactum genome contains a region encoding:
- a CDS encoding DUF4236 domain-containing protein yields the protein MPLTFRKSFRILPGVRLNINKRSWSITTGGRNGPRHTRSSTGRRTTSMDLPGPFGWRRTRSTRHH from the coding sequence ATGCCCCTCACGTTCCGCAAGAGCTTCCGGATCCTCCCCGGAGTACGACTGAACATCAACAAACGTTCCTGGTCCATCACGACCGGCGGCCGAAACGGCCCGCGCCACACCCGCAGCAGCACGGGACGTCGTACGACATCGATGGATTTGCCCGGACCTTTCGGATGGCGGCGCACCCGCTCGACCAGGCATCATTGA
- a CDS encoding helix-turn-helix domain-containing protein codes for MADDYLVRIGRLIRDARQHRGWTQSQLAEALGTSQSAVNRIERGNQNISLEMIARIGEALDSEIVSLGYSGPMHLRVVGGRRLSGAIDVKTSKNACVALLCASLLNKGRTVLRRVARIEEVYRLLEVLHSIGVRTRWINDGTDLEIVPPAELDMEAIDAEAAVRTRSIIMFLGPLLHRMDRFRLPYAGGCDLGTRTIEPHMIALRRFGLDVAATEGHYHAVVDRQVRPDRPIVLTERGDTVTENALLAAARHDGVTVIRNASSNYMVQDLCFFLEALGVRVEGIGTTTLTVHGMPVIDADVDYSPSEDPVEAMSLLAAAVVTESELTVRRVPIEFLEIELAVLEEMGLDHDRTPEYCADNGRTRLVDLTVRPSKLEAPIDKIHPMPFPGLNIDNVPFFAAIAASAQGQTLIHDWVYDNRAIYLTDLNRLGGRLQLLDPHRVLVEGPTRWRAAEMMCPPALRPAVVVLLAMMAAEGTSVLRNVYVINRGYEDLAERLNSIGAQIEIFRDI; via the coding sequence ATGGCAGACGACTACCTCGTACGCATCGGCAGGCTCATCCGTGACGCCCGGCAGCACCGTGGCTGGACGCAGTCACAGCTCGCGGAGGCGCTCGGCACCAGTCAGAGCGCCGTCAACCGCATCGAGCGCGGCAACCAGAACATCAGCCTTGAGATGATCGCCCGCATCGGCGAAGCGCTGGACAGCGAGATCGTCTCGCTCGGCTACTCGGGTCCGATGCACCTGCGTGTGGTCGGCGGCCGGCGCCTCTCCGGCGCCATCGACGTCAAGACCAGCAAGAACGCCTGCGTGGCCCTGCTGTGCGCCTCACTGCTCAACAAGGGGCGCACGGTGCTGCGCCGGGTCGCCCGCATCGAGGAGGTCTACCGCCTCCTGGAGGTGCTGCACTCCATCGGCGTACGCACCCGCTGGATCAACGACGGCACCGACCTGGAGATCGTGCCGCCGGCCGAGCTGGACATGGAGGCCATCGACGCCGAGGCCGCCGTCCGCACCCGCTCGATCATCATGTTCCTCGGCCCGCTGCTGCACCGCATGGACCGCTTCCGGCTGCCCTACGCCGGCGGCTGCGACCTCGGCACCCGGACCATCGAGCCGCACATGATCGCGCTGCGCCGCTTCGGCCTGGACGTCGCCGCCACCGAGGGCCACTACCACGCGGTGGTCGACCGTCAGGTGCGCCCGGACCGCCCGATCGTGCTGACCGAGCGGGGCGACACGGTCACCGAGAACGCGCTCCTCGCGGCCGCCCGGCACGACGGCGTCACCGTCATCCGCAACGCCTCCTCCAACTACATGGTCCAGGACCTCTGCTTCTTCCTGGAGGCCCTGGGCGTGCGAGTGGAGGGCATCGGCACCACCACCCTCACCGTGCACGGCATGCCGGTCATCGACGCCGACGTGGACTACTCCCCCTCCGAGGACCCGGTCGAGGCGATGAGCCTGCTGGCCGCGGCCGTGGTGACGGAGTCGGAGCTGACGGTGCGTCGCGTCCCCATCGAGTTCCTGGAGATCGAGCTGGCGGTCCTGGAGGAGATGGGCCTCGACCACGACCGCACGCCCGAGTACTGCGCCGACAACGGCCGCACCCGCCTGGTGGACCTGACCGTGCGCCCCTCCAAACTCGAAGCGCCGATCGACAAGATCCACCCCATGCCCTTCCCGGGCCTGAACATCGACAACGTCCCCTTCTTCGCGGCCATCGCCGCCTCCGCCCAGGGCCAGACCCTCATCCACGACTGGGTCTACGACAACCGCGCCATCTACCTGACCGACCTCAACCGCCTCGGCGGCCGCCTCCAGTTGCTGGACCCCCACCGCGTCCTGGTCGAGGGCCCCACCCGCTGGCGCGCCGCCGAGATGATGTGCCCGCCGGCCCTGCGCCCCGCCGTGGTGGTCCTGCTGGCGATGATGGCGGCCGAGGGCACGTCCGTCCTGCGCAACGTCTACGTCATCAACCGCGGGTACGAGGACCTGGCGGAGCGGCTGAACTCGATCGGGGCGCAGATCGAGATCTTCCGGGACATCTGA